From Toxotes jaculatrix isolate fToxJac2 chromosome 1, fToxJac2.pri, whole genome shotgun sequence, a single genomic window includes:
- the tead1b gene encoding transcriptional enhancer factor TEF-1 isoform X2 → MSDSADKPVDNDAEGVWSPDIEQSFQEALAIYPPCGRRKIILSDEGKMYGRNELIARYIKLRTGKTRTRKQVSSHIQVLARKKVREIQAAIKVRLALPSCRGLFIAMVTGSSFVFLPSPTPQVSSHIQVLARRKSREFHSKLKDQAVKDKALQSMASMSSAQIVSATAIHNKLGLPGIPRPAFPGAGLWQGMISTGQPGSSQDIKPFTQQPYPTQPAVTPAISSYEPTAAPAPTAPAWQGRSIGTSKLRLVEFSAFLEQQRDPDSYNKHLFVHIGQTNHSYSDALLESVDIRQIYDKFPEKKGGLKELYGKGPQNSFFLIKFWADLNCNIQDDTGSFYGVTSQYESSENMTITCSTKVCSFGKQVVEKVETEYARFENGRFVYRISRSPMCEYMINFIHKLKHLPEKYMMNSVLENFTILLVVTNRDTQETLLCMACVFEVSNSEHGAQHHIYRLVKE, encoded by the exons ATGAGCGACTCGGCAGACAAGCCCGTAGACAATGATGCCGAGGGTGTGTGGAGCCCTGACATTGAACAGAGCTTCCAGGAGGCCCTGGCTATCTATCCTCCTTGTGGACGCAGGAAGATAATCCTCTCTGATGAGGGAAAGATGTATG GTCGAAATGAACTGATAGCAAGATACATCAAGCTTCGGACTGGGAAGACGAGGACTCGGAAGCAG GTGTCTAGTCACATACAGGTCTTAGCAAGAAAGAAAGTTCGAGAAATCCAAGCTGCCATTAAGGTACGTCTGGCTTTGCCCAGTTGTAGGGGGCTTTTCATTGCCATGGTTACAGGctcttcctttgttttcctcccctcccctacCCCGCAGGTGTCTAGTCACATTCAGGTTCTTGCCAGAAGGAAATCTCGTGAGTTTCATTCCAAGCTAAAG GACCAAGCCGTGAAGGACAAAGCCCTCCAGAGCATGGCCTCCATGTCCTCAGCTCAGATCGTCTCTGCCACGGCTATTCACAACAAGCTCGGCCTGCCAGGCATCCCACGCCCAGCCTTCCCTGGAGCAGGG TTATGGCAGGGTATGATATCGACTGGTCAGCCAGGATCGTCACAAGA TATTAAGCCTTTCACCCAGCAGCCCTATCCCACCCAGCCAGCCGTCACACCAGCCATTTCAA GTTACGAGCcaacagcagctccagctcccACAGCACCAGCATGGCAGGGCCGCTCCATTGGGACTTCAAAACTCCGACTGGTGGAGTTCTCCGCCTTCCTAGAACAACAGAGAGACCCAGACTCG taCAACAAGCACCTATTTGTACATATCGGGCAGACAAATCATTCCTACAGTGACGCATTGCTGGAGTCGGTGGACATTCGTCAAATTTATGATAAATTtccagaaaagaaaggaggactGAAGGAGCTGTATGGAAAAGGTCCCCAGAACTCCTTCTTCCTTATAAAATTCTGG GCTGACTTAAACTGCAACATCCAGGATGATACTGGATCTTTCTATGGAGTCACTAGTCAGTATGAGAGCTCAGAGAACATGACCATTACATGTTCAACAAAGGTGTGCTCCTTTGGCAAGCAGGTGGTTGAGAAAGTTGAG ACTGAATATGCACGATTTGAAAATGGACGCTTTGTCTACCGAATAAGCCGGTCTCCCATGTGTGAATACATGATCAACTTCATCCATAAGCTAAAACATCTACCAGAGAAATATATGATGAACAGTGTGCTGGAGAACTTCACTATCTTATTG gtGGTGACGAACAGGGACACTCAGGAGACGCTGCTATGTATggcgtgtgtgtttg
- the tead1b gene encoding transcriptional enhancer factor TEF-1 isoform X5, whose protein sequence is MSDSADKPVDNDAEGVWSPDIEQSFQEALAIYPPCGRRKIILSDEGKMYGRNELIARYIKLRTGKTRTRKQVSSHIQVLARRKSREFHSKLKVTSMDQAVKDKALQSMASMSSAQIVSATAIHNKLGLPGIPRPAFPGAGLWQGMISTGQPGSSQDIKPFTQQPYPTQPAVTPAISSYEPTAAPAPTAPAWQGRSIGTSKLRLVEFSAFLEQQRDPDSYNKHLFVHIGQTNHSYSDALLESVDIRQIYDKFPEKKGGLKELYGKGPQNSFFLIKFWADLNCNIQDDTGSFYGVTSQYESSENMTITCSTKVCSFGKQVVEKVETEYARFENGRFVYRISRSPMCEYMINFIHKLKHLPEKYMMNSVLENFTILLVVTNRDTQETLLCMACVFEVSNSEHGAQHHIYRLVKE, encoded by the exons ATGAGCGACTCGGCAGACAAGCCCGTAGACAATGATGCCGAGGGTGTGTGGAGCCCTGACATTGAACAGAGCTTCCAGGAGGCCCTGGCTATCTATCCTCCTTGTGGACGCAGGAAGATAATCCTCTCTGATGAGGGAAAGATGTATG GTCGAAATGAACTGATAGCAAGATACATCAAGCTTCGGACTGGGAAGACGAGGACTCGGAAGCAG GTGTCTAGTCACATTCAGGTTCTTGCCAGAAGGAAATCTCGTGAGTTTCATTCCAAGCTAAAG GTTACAAGCATG GACCAAGCCGTGAAGGACAAAGCCCTCCAGAGCATGGCCTCCATGTCCTCAGCTCAGATCGTCTCTGCCACGGCTATTCACAACAAGCTCGGCCTGCCAGGCATCCCACGCCCAGCCTTCCCTGGAGCAGGG TTATGGCAGGGTATGATATCGACTGGTCAGCCAGGATCGTCACAAGA TATTAAGCCTTTCACCCAGCAGCCCTATCCCACCCAGCCAGCCGTCACACCAGCCATTTCAA GTTACGAGCcaacagcagctccagctcccACAGCACCAGCATGGCAGGGCCGCTCCATTGGGACTTCAAAACTCCGACTGGTGGAGTTCTCCGCCTTCCTAGAACAACAGAGAGACCCAGACTCG taCAACAAGCACCTATTTGTACATATCGGGCAGACAAATCATTCCTACAGTGACGCATTGCTGGAGTCGGTGGACATTCGTCAAATTTATGATAAATTtccagaaaagaaaggaggactGAAGGAGCTGTATGGAAAAGGTCCCCAGAACTCCTTCTTCCTTATAAAATTCTGG GCTGACTTAAACTGCAACATCCAGGATGATACTGGATCTTTCTATGGAGTCACTAGTCAGTATGAGAGCTCAGAGAACATGACCATTACATGTTCAACAAAGGTGTGCTCCTTTGGCAAGCAGGTGGTTGAGAAAGTTGAG ACTGAATATGCACGATTTGAAAATGGACGCTTTGTCTACCGAATAAGCCGGTCTCCCATGTGTGAATACATGATCAACTTCATCCATAAGCTAAAACATCTACCAGAGAAATATATGATGAACAGTGTGCTGGAGAACTTCACTATCTTATTG gtGGTGACGAACAGGGACACTCAGGAGACGCTGCTATGTATggcgtgtgtgtttg
- the tead1b gene encoding transcriptional enhancer factor TEF-1 isoform X4, which produces MSDSADKPVDNDAEGVWSPDIEQSFQEALAIYPPCGRRKIILSDEGKMYGRNELIARYIKLRTGKTRTRKQVSSHIQVLARKKVREIQAAIKVSSHIQVLARRKSREFHSKLKDQAVKDKALQSMASMSSAQIVSATAIHNKLGLPGIPRPAFPGAGLWQGMISTGQPGSSQDIKPFTQQPYPTQPAVTPAISSYEPTAAPAPTAPAWQGRSIGTSKLRLVEFSAFLEQQRDPDSYNKHLFVHIGQTNHSYSDALLESVDIRQIYDKFPEKKGGLKELYGKGPQNSFFLIKFWADLNCNIQDDTGSFYGVTSQYESSENMTITCSTKVCSFGKQVVEKVETEYARFENGRFVYRISRSPMCEYMINFIHKLKHLPEKYMMNSVLENFTILLVVTNRDTQETLLCMACVFEVSNSEHGAQHHIYRLVKE; this is translated from the exons ATGAGCGACTCGGCAGACAAGCCCGTAGACAATGATGCCGAGGGTGTGTGGAGCCCTGACATTGAACAGAGCTTCCAGGAGGCCCTGGCTATCTATCCTCCTTGTGGACGCAGGAAGATAATCCTCTCTGATGAGGGAAAGATGTATG GTCGAAATGAACTGATAGCAAGATACATCAAGCTTCGGACTGGGAAGACGAGGACTCGGAAGCAG GTGTCTAGTCACATACAGGTCTTAGCAAGAAAGAAAGTTCGAGAAATCCAAGCTGCCATTAAG GTGTCTAGTCACATTCAGGTTCTTGCCAGAAGGAAATCTCGTGAGTTTCATTCCAAGCTAAAG GACCAAGCCGTGAAGGACAAAGCCCTCCAGAGCATGGCCTCCATGTCCTCAGCTCAGATCGTCTCTGCCACGGCTATTCACAACAAGCTCGGCCTGCCAGGCATCCCACGCCCAGCCTTCCCTGGAGCAGGG TTATGGCAGGGTATGATATCGACTGGTCAGCCAGGATCGTCACAAGA TATTAAGCCTTTCACCCAGCAGCCCTATCCCACCCAGCCAGCCGTCACACCAGCCATTTCAA GTTACGAGCcaacagcagctccagctcccACAGCACCAGCATGGCAGGGCCGCTCCATTGGGACTTCAAAACTCCGACTGGTGGAGTTCTCCGCCTTCCTAGAACAACAGAGAGACCCAGACTCG taCAACAAGCACCTATTTGTACATATCGGGCAGACAAATCATTCCTACAGTGACGCATTGCTGGAGTCGGTGGACATTCGTCAAATTTATGATAAATTtccagaaaagaaaggaggactGAAGGAGCTGTATGGAAAAGGTCCCCAGAACTCCTTCTTCCTTATAAAATTCTGG GCTGACTTAAACTGCAACATCCAGGATGATACTGGATCTTTCTATGGAGTCACTAGTCAGTATGAGAGCTCAGAGAACATGACCATTACATGTTCAACAAAGGTGTGCTCCTTTGGCAAGCAGGTGGTTGAGAAAGTTGAG ACTGAATATGCACGATTTGAAAATGGACGCTTTGTCTACCGAATAAGCCGGTCTCCCATGTGTGAATACATGATCAACTTCATCCATAAGCTAAAACATCTACCAGAGAAATATATGATGAACAGTGTGCTGGAGAACTTCACTATCTTATTG gtGGTGACGAACAGGGACACTCAGGAGACGCTGCTATGTATggcgtgtgtgtttg
- the tead1b gene encoding transcriptional enhancer factor TEF-1 isoform X1, which translates to MSDSADKPVDNDAEGVWSPDIEQSFQEALAIYPPCGRRKIILSDEGKMYGRNELIARYIKLRTGKTRTRKQVSSHIQVLARKKVREIQAAIKVRLALPSCRGLFIAMVTGSSFVFLPSPTPQVSSHIQVLARRKSREFHSKLKVTSMDQAVKDKALQSMASMSSAQIVSATAIHNKLGLPGIPRPAFPGAGLWQGMISTGQPGSSQDIKPFTQQPYPTQPAVTPAISSYEPTAAPAPTAPAWQGRSIGTSKLRLVEFSAFLEQQRDPDSYNKHLFVHIGQTNHSYSDALLESVDIRQIYDKFPEKKGGLKELYGKGPQNSFFLIKFWADLNCNIQDDTGSFYGVTSQYESSENMTITCSTKVCSFGKQVVEKVETEYARFENGRFVYRISRSPMCEYMINFIHKLKHLPEKYMMNSVLENFTILLVVTNRDTQETLLCMACVFEVSNSEHGAQHHIYRLVKE; encoded by the exons ATGAGCGACTCGGCAGACAAGCCCGTAGACAATGATGCCGAGGGTGTGTGGAGCCCTGACATTGAACAGAGCTTCCAGGAGGCCCTGGCTATCTATCCTCCTTGTGGACGCAGGAAGATAATCCTCTCTGATGAGGGAAAGATGTATG GTCGAAATGAACTGATAGCAAGATACATCAAGCTTCGGACTGGGAAGACGAGGACTCGGAAGCAG GTGTCTAGTCACATACAGGTCTTAGCAAGAAAGAAAGTTCGAGAAATCCAAGCTGCCATTAAGGTACGTCTGGCTTTGCCCAGTTGTAGGGGGCTTTTCATTGCCATGGTTACAGGctcttcctttgttttcctcccctcccctacCCCGCAGGTGTCTAGTCACATTCAGGTTCTTGCCAGAAGGAAATCTCGTGAGTTTCATTCCAAGCTAAAG GTTACAAGCATG GACCAAGCCGTGAAGGACAAAGCCCTCCAGAGCATGGCCTCCATGTCCTCAGCTCAGATCGTCTCTGCCACGGCTATTCACAACAAGCTCGGCCTGCCAGGCATCCCACGCCCAGCCTTCCCTGGAGCAGGG TTATGGCAGGGTATGATATCGACTGGTCAGCCAGGATCGTCACAAGA TATTAAGCCTTTCACCCAGCAGCCCTATCCCACCCAGCCAGCCGTCACACCAGCCATTTCAA GTTACGAGCcaacagcagctccagctcccACAGCACCAGCATGGCAGGGCCGCTCCATTGGGACTTCAAAACTCCGACTGGTGGAGTTCTCCGCCTTCCTAGAACAACAGAGAGACCCAGACTCG taCAACAAGCACCTATTTGTACATATCGGGCAGACAAATCATTCCTACAGTGACGCATTGCTGGAGTCGGTGGACATTCGTCAAATTTATGATAAATTtccagaaaagaaaggaggactGAAGGAGCTGTATGGAAAAGGTCCCCAGAACTCCTTCTTCCTTATAAAATTCTGG GCTGACTTAAACTGCAACATCCAGGATGATACTGGATCTTTCTATGGAGTCACTAGTCAGTATGAGAGCTCAGAGAACATGACCATTACATGTTCAACAAAGGTGTGCTCCTTTGGCAAGCAGGTGGTTGAGAAAGTTGAG ACTGAATATGCACGATTTGAAAATGGACGCTTTGTCTACCGAATAAGCCGGTCTCCCATGTGTGAATACATGATCAACTTCATCCATAAGCTAAAACATCTACCAGAGAAATATATGATGAACAGTGTGCTGGAGAACTTCACTATCTTATTG gtGGTGACGAACAGGGACACTCAGGAGACGCTGCTATGTATggcgtgtgtgtttg
- the tead1b gene encoding transcriptional enhancer factor TEF-1 isoform X8 codes for MSDSADKPVDNDAEGVWSPDIEQSFQEALAIYPPCGRRKIILSDEGKMYGRNELIARYIKLRTGKTRTRKQVTSMDQAVKDKALQSMASMSSAQIVSATAIHNKLGLPGIPRPAFPGAGLWQGMISTGQPGSSQDIKPFTQQPYPTQPAVTPAISSYEPTAAPAPTAPAWQGRSIGTSKLRLVEFSAFLEQQRDPDSYNKHLFVHIGQTNHSYSDALLESVDIRQIYDKFPEKKGGLKELYGKGPQNSFFLIKFWADLNCNIQDDTGSFYGVTSQYESSENMTITCSTKVCSFGKQVVEKVETEYARFENGRFVYRISRSPMCEYMINFIHKLKHLPEKYMMNSVLENFTILLVVTNRDTQETLLCMACVFEVSNSEHGAQHHIYRLVKE; via the exons ATGAGCGACTCGGCAGACAAGCCCGTAGACAATGATGCCGAGGGTGTGTGGAGCCCTGACATTGAACAGAGCTTCCAGGAGGCCCTGGCTATCTATCCTCCTTGTGGACGCAGGAAGATAATCCTCTCTGATGAGGGAAAGATGTATG GTCGAAATGAACTGATAGCAAGATACATCAAGCTTCGGACTGGGAAGACGAGGACTCGGAAGCAG GTTACAAGCATG GACCAAGCCGTGAAGGACAAAGCCCTCCAGAGCATGGCCTCCATGTCCTCAGCTCAGATCGTCTCTGCCACGGCTATTCACAACAAGCTCGGCCTGCCAGGCATCCCACGCCCAGCCTTCCCTGGAGCAGGG TTATGGCAGGGTATGATATCGACTGGTCAGCCAGGATCGTCACAAGA TATTAAGCCTTTCACCCAGCAGCCCTATCCCACCCAGCCAGCCGTCACACCAGCCATTTCAA GTTACGAGCcaacagcagctccagctcccACAGCACCAGCATGGCAGGGCCGCTCCATTGGGACTTCAAAACTCCGACTGGTGGAGTTCTCCGCCTTCCTAGAACAACAGAGAGACCCAGACTCG taCAACAAGCACCTATTTGTACATATCGGGCAGACAAATCATTCCTACAGTGACGCATTGCTGGAGTCGGTGGACATTCGTCAAATTTATGATAAATTtccagaaaagaaaggaggactGAAGGAGCTGTATGGAAAAGGTCCCCAGAACTCCTTCTTCCTTATAAAATTCTGG GCTGACTTAAACTGCAACATCCAGGATGATACTGGATCTTTCTATGGAGTCACTAGTCAGTATGAGAGCTCAGAGAACATGACCATTACATGTTCAACAAAGGTGTGCTCCTTTGGCAAGCAGGTGGTTGAGAAAGTTGAG ACTGAATATGCACGATTTGAAAATGGACGCTTTGTCTACCGAATAAGCCGGTCTCCCATGTGTGAATACATGATCAACTTCATCCATAAGCTAAAACATCTACCAGAGAAATATATGATGAACAGTGTGCTGGAGAACTTCACTATCTTATTG gtGGTGACGAACAGGGACACTCAGGAGACGCTGCTATGTATggcgtgtgtgtttg
- the tead1b gene encoding transcriptional enhancer factor TEF-1 isoform X6 produces MSDSADKPVDNDAEGVWSPDIEQSFQEALAIYPPCGRRKIILSDEGKMYGRNELIARYIKLRTGKTRTRKQVSSHIQVLARKKVREIQAAIKVTSMDQAVKDKALQSMASMSSAQIVSATAIHNKLGLPGIPRPAFPGAGLWQGMISTGQPGSSQDIKPFTQQPYPTQPAVTPAISSYEPTAAPAPTAPAWQGRSIGTSKLRLVEFSAFLEQQRDPDSYNKHLFVHIGQTNHSYSDALLESVDIRQIYDKFPEKKGGLKELYGKGPQNSFFLIKFWADLNCNIQDDTGSFYGVTSQYESSENMTITCSTKVCSFGKQVVEKVETEYARFENGRFVYRISRSPMCEYMINFIHKLKHLPEKYMMNSVLENFTILLVVTNRDTQETLLCMACVFEVSNSEHGAQHHIYRLVKE; encoded by the exons ATGAGCGACTCGGCAGACAAGCCCGTAGACAATGATGCCGAGGGTGTGTGGAGCCCTGACATTGAACAGAGCTTCCAGGAGGCCCTGGCTATCTATCCTCCTTGTGGACGCAGGAAGATAATCCTCTCTGATGAGGGAAAGATGTATG GTCGAAATGAACTGATAGCAAGATACATCAAGCTTCGGACTGGGAAGACGAGGACTCGGAAGCAG GTGTCTAGTCACATACAGGTCTTAGCAAGAAAGAAAGTTCGAGAAATCCAAGCTGCCATTAAG GTTACAAGCATG GACCAAGCCGTGAAGGACAAAGCCCTCCAGAGCATGGCCTCCATGTCCTCAGCTCAGATCGTCTCTGCCACGGCTATTCACAACAAGCTCGGCCTGCCAGGCATCCCACGCCCAGCCTTCCCTGGAGCAGGG TTATGGCAGGGTATGATATCGACTGGTCAGCCAGGATCGTCACAAGA TATTAAGCCTTTCACCCAGCAGCCCTATCCCACCCAGCCAGCCGTCACACCAGCCATTTCAA GTTACGAGCcaacagcagctccagctcccACAGCACCAGCATGGCAGGGCCGCTCCATTGGGACTTCAAAACTCCGACTGGTGGAGTTCTCCGCCTTCCTAGAACAACAGAGAGACCCAGACTCG taCAACAAGCACCTATTTGTACATATCGGGCAGACAAATCATTCCTACAGTGACGCATTGCTGGAGTCGGTGGACATTCGTCAAATTTATGATAAATTtccagaaaagaaaggaggactGAAGGAGCTGTATGGAAAAGGTCCCCAGAACTCCTTCTTCCTTATAAAATTCTGG GCTGACTTAAACTGCAACATCCAGGATGATACTGGATCTTTCTATGGAGTCACTAGTCAGTATGAGAGCTCAGAGAACATGACCATTACATGTTCAACAAAGGTGTGCTCCTTTGGCAAGCAGGTGGTTGAGAAAGTTGAG ACTGAATATGCACGATTTGAAAATGGACGCTTTGTCTACCGAATAAGCCGGTCTCCCATGTGTGAATACATGATCAACTTCATCCATAAGCTAAAACATCTACCAGAGAAATATATGATGAACAGTGTGCTGGAGAACTTCACTATCTTATTG gtGGTGACGAACAGGGACACTCAGGAGACGCTGCTATGTATggcgtgtgtgtttg
- the tead1b gene encoding transcriptional enhancer factor TEF-1 isoform X3, with the protein MSDSADKPVDNDAEGVWSPDIEQSFQEALAIYPPCGRRKIILSDEGKMYGRNELIARYIKLRTGKTRTRKQVSSHIQVLARKKVREIQAAIKVSSHIQVLARRKSREFHSKLKVTSMDQAVKDKALQSMASMSSAQIVSATAIHNKLGLPGIPRPAFPGAGLWQGMISTGQPGSSQDIKPFTQQPYPTQPAVTPAISSYEPTAAPAPTAPAWQGRSIGTSKLRLVEFSAFLEQQRDPDSYNKHLFVHIGQTNHSYSDALLESVDIRQIYDKFPEKKGGLKELYGKGPQNSFFLIKFWADLNCNIQDDTGSFYGVTSQYESSENMTITCSTKVCSFGKQVVEKVETEYARFENGRFVYRISRSPMCEYMINFIHKLKHLPEKYMMNSVLENFTILLVVTNRDTQETLLCMACVFEVSNSEHGAQHHIYRLVKE; encoded by the exons ATGAGCGACTCGGCAGACAAGCCCGTAGACAATGATGCCGAGGGTGTGTGGAGCCCTGACATTGAACAGAGCTTCCAGGAGGCCCTGGCTATCTATCCTCCTTGTGGACGCAGGAAGATAATCCTCTCTGATGAGGGAAAGATGTATG GTCGAAATGAACTGATAGCAAGATACATCAAGCTTCGGACTGGGAAGACGAGGACTCGGAAGCAG GTGTCTAGTCACATACAGGTCTTAGCAAGAAAGAAAGTTCGAGAAATCCAAGCTGCCATTAAG GTGTCTAGTCACATTCAGGTTCTTGCCAGAAGGAAATCTCGTGAGTTTCATTCCAAGCTAAAG GTTACAAGCATG GACCAAGCCGTGAAGGACAAAGCCCTCCAGAGCATGGCCTCCATGTCCTCAGCTCAGATCGTCTCTGCCACGGCTATTCACAACAAGCTCGGCCTGCCAGGCATCCCACGCCCAGCCTTCCCTGGAGCAGGG TTATGGCAGGGTATGATATCGACTGGTCAGCCAGGATCGTCACAAGA TATTAAGCCTTTCACCCAGCAGCCCTATCCCACCCAGCCAGCCGTCACACCAGCCATTTCAA GTTACGAGCcaacagcagctccagctcccACAGCACCAGCATGGCAGGGCCGCTCCATTGGGACTTCAAAACTCCGACTGGTGGAGTTCTCCGCCTTCCTAGAACAACAGAGAGACCCAGACTCG taCAACAAGCACCTATTTGTACATATCGGGCAGACAAATCATTCCTACAGTGACGCATTGCTGGAGTCGGTGGACATTCGTCAAATTTATGATAAATTtccagaaaagaaaggaggactGAAGGAGCTGTATGGAAAAGGTCCCCAGAACTCCTTCTTCCTTATAAAATTCTGG GCTGACTTAAACTGCAACATCCAGGATGATACTGGATCTTTCTATGGAGTCACTAGTCAGTATGAGAGCTCAGAGAACATGACCATTACATGTTCAACAAAGGTGTGCTCCTTTGGCAAGCAGGTGGTTGAGAAAGTTGAG ACTGAATATGCACGATTTGAAAATGGACGCTTTGTCTACCGAATAAGCCGGTCTCCCATGTGTGAATACATGATCAACTTCATCCATAAGCTAAAACATCTACCAGAGAAATATATGATGAACAGTGTGCTGGAGAACTTCACTATCTTATTG gtGGTGACGAACAGGGACACTCAGGAGACGCTGCTATGTATggcgtgtgtgtttg
- the tead1b gene encoding transcriptional enhancer factor TEF-1 isoform X7 translates to MSDSADKPVDNDAEGVWSPDIEQSFQEALAIYPPCGRRKIILSDEGKMYGRNELIARYIKLRTGKTRTRKQVSSHIQVLARRKSREFHSKLKDQAVKDKALQSMASMSSAQIVSATAIHNKLGLPGIPRPAFPGAGLWQGMISTGQPGSSQDIKPFTQQPYPTQPAVTPAISSYEPTAAPAPTAPAWQGRSIGTSKLRLVEFSAFLEQQRDPDSYNKHLFVHIGQTNHSYSDALLESVDIRQIYDKFPEKKGGLKELYGKGPQNSFFLIKFWADLNCNIQDDTGSFYGVTSQYESSENMTITCSTKVCSFGKQVVEKVETEYARFENGRFVYRISRSPMCEYMINFIHKLKHLPEKYMMNSVLENFTILLVVTNRDTQETLLCMACVFEVSNSEHGAQHHIYRLVKE, encoded by the exons ATGAGCGACTCGGCAGACAAGCCCGTAGACAATGATGCCGAGGGTGTGTGGAGCCCTGACATTGAACAGAGCTTCCAGGAGGCCCTGGCTATCTATCCTCCTTGTGGACGCAGGAAGATAATCCTCTCTGATGAGGGAAAGATGTATG GTCGAAATGAACTGATAGCAAGATACATCAAGCTTCGGACTGGGAAGACGAGGACTCGGAAGCAG GTGTCTAGTCACATTCAGGTTCTTGCCAGAAGGAAATCTCGTGAGTTTCATTCCAAGCTAAAG GACCAAGCCGTGAAGGACAAAGCCCTCCAGAGCATGGCCTCCATGTCCTCAGCTCAGATCGTCTCTGCCACGGCTATTCACAACAAGCTCGGCCTGCCAGGCATCCCACGCCCAGCCTTCCCTGGAGCAGGG TTATGGCAGGGTATGATATCGACTGGTCAGCCAGGATCGTCACAAGA TATTAAGCCTTTCACCCAGCAGCCCTATCCCACCCAGCCAGCCGTCACACCAGCCATTTCAA GTTACGAGCcaacagcagctccagctcccACAGCACCAGCATGGCAGGGCCGCTCCATTGGGACTTCAAAACTCCGACTGGTGGAGTTCTCCGCCTTCCTAGAACAACAGAGAGACCCAGACTCG taCAACAAGCACCTATTTGTACATATCGGGCAGACAAATCATTCCTACAGTGACGCATTGCTGGAGTCGGTGGACATTCGTCAAATTTATGATAAATTtccagaaaagaaaggaggactGAAGGAGCTGTATGGAAAAGGTCCCCAGAACTCCTTCTTCCTTATAAAATTCTGG GCTGACTTAAACTGCAACATCCAGGATGATACTGGATCTTTCTATGGAGTCACTAGTCAGTATGAGAGCTCAGAGAACATGACCATTACATGTTCAACAAAGGTGTGCTCCTTTGGCAAGCAGGTGGTTGAGAAAGTTGAG ACTGAATATGCACGATTTGAAAATGGACGCTTTGTCTACCGAATAAGCCGGTCTCCCATGTGTGAATACATGATCAACTTCATCCATAAGCTAAAACATCTACCAGAGAAATATATGATGAACAGTGTGCTGGAGAACTTCACTATCTTATTG gtGGTGACGAACAGGGACACTCAGGAGACGCTGCTATGTATggcgtgtgtgtttg